From a region of the Catharus ustulatus isolate bCatUst1 chromosome 11, bCatUst1.pri.v2, whole genome shotgun sequence genome:
- the VPS4A gene encoding vacuolar protein sorting-associated protein 4A, protein MTTSTLQKAIDLVTKATEEDKAKNYEEALRLYQHAVEYFLHAIKYEAHSDKAKESIRAKCMQYLDRAEKLKEYLRSKDRHGKRPVREAQNDNKGSDSDSEGENPEKKKLQEQLMGAIMMEKPNVRWSDVAGLEGAKEALKEAVILPIKFPHLFTGKRTPWRGILLFGPPGTGKSYLAKAVATEANNSTFFSVSSSDLMSKWLGESEKLVKNLFELARQHKPSIIFIDEVDSLCGSRNENESEAARRIKTEFLVQMQGVGNSSDGILVLGATNIPWVLDSAIRRRFEKRIYIALPDEAARAQMFRLHLGNTPHSLTDANIQELARKTERYSGADISIIVRDALMQPVRKVQSATHFKKVRGPSRTTPGALVDDLLTPCSPGDPGAMEMTWMEVPSDKLMEPIVCMSDMLRSLATTRPTVNDEDLLKVKKFTEDFGQEG, encoded by the exons ATGACAACGTCCACCCTGCAG AAAGCCATCGACCTGGTCACCAAAGCCACCGAGGAGGACAAGGCCAAGAACTACGAGGAGGCGCTGCGGCTGTACCAGCACGCCGTGGAGTACTTCCTGCACGCCATCAAAT ATGAGGCTCACAGCGACAAGGCCAAGGAGAGCATCAGGGCCAAGTGCATGCAGTACCTGGACCGGGCAGAGAAGCTGAAGGAGTACCTGCGGAGCAAGGACAGGCATGGCAAGAGGCCTGTCAGGGAAGCACAGAATGACAACAAGGG gagtgacagtgacagcgaGGGTGAGAACCCTGAGAAGaagaagctgcaggagcagttgATGG GTGCCATCATGATGGAGAAGCCCAATGTACGGTGGAGCGatgtggctgggctggagggagccAAGGAAGccctgaaggaggctgtgatcctgcCCATCAAGTTCCCACACCTGTTCACAG GGAAGCGCACGCCCTGGCGAGGGATCCTGCTCTTTGGGCCGCCTGGCACTGGCAAGTCCTACCTGGCCAAGGCTGTGGCCACTGAGGCCAACAACTCCACCTTCTTCTCTGTGTCATCCTCTGACCTGATGTCGAAGTGGCTGGGGGAGAGTGAGAA GCTGGTGAAGAACTTGTTTGAGCTGGCAAGGCAGCACAAACCCTCCATCATCTTCATCGATGAGGTGGACTCGCTGTGTGGCTCCCGCAACGAGAACGAGAGTGAGGCGGCCCGGCGCATCAAGACCGAGTTCCTGGTGCAGATGCAAG GTGTGGGAAACAGCAGCGACGGGATCCTGGTGCTGGGTGCCACCAACATCCCCTGGGTGCTGGACTCAGCCATCAGGAGAAG GTTCGAGAAGAGGATCTACATCGCCTTGCCCGACGAGGCGGCGCGGGCCCAGATGTTCCGGCTGCACCTGGGGAACACCCCGCACTCCCTGACGGACGCCAACATCCAGGAGCTCGCCCGCAAGACCGAGCGCTACTCGGGGGCCGACATCAGCATCATCGTGAGGGACGCCCTGATGCAGCCCGTGCGCAAGGTGCAGTCGGCCACACACTTCAAGAAG GTCCGCGGCCCCTCCCGCACCACCCCCGGTGCCCTCGTGGATGATCTCCTGACGCCGTGCTCGCCCGGTGACCCTGGGGCCATGGAGATGACCTGGATGGAGGTGCCCAGTGACAAGCTGATGGAGCCCATTGTCTGCATG TCAGACATGCTGCGCTCACTGGCCACCACCCGCCCCACCGTCAATGATGAGGATCTCCTCAAAGTGAAGAAATTCACGGAGGACTTTGGACAGGAAGGTTGA